One stretch of Rathayibacter festucae DSM 15932 DNA includes these proteins:
- a CDS encoding extracellular solute-binding protein, with the protein MSRITPRRAISLTAGAVIGALALAGCSGGSDSGSSEGASDTLVVSTFPFGVEQFQEAVIDPFTEATGIEVEVETGSNSDRLSQLQLAGGDDPGVDVMLISDYYAALGQEDDLFDQVDADAVPAIADIADFAKEDVYLGPAYSYQLNGTLYSTDAFSAEQAADWELYGDTANAGRVALPDISVTAGQLMISGVAATYGDGPYDIDTALDTLSGWAPGVLQFYSSSTEVTNLLTQGEITAADALSGFATDLVASGEPIGWTPPATGRYMATNRAMIPAGAANTDAAEQFIDYLLSVEAQTSSAEIVGDLPVNLAAQVPESITAVVGDIAADPTAAGYETLDPTELVPTRSDWVDRFAREVTAQ; encoded by the coding sequence ATGTCCCGCATCACTCCCCGGCGTGCCATAAGCCTCACCGCCGGCGCCGTCATCGGCGCACTCGCCCTCGCCGGCTGCTCCGGCGGCTCCGACTCCGGCAGCTCGGAGGGCGCCTCCGACACCCTCGTCGTCAGCACCTTCCCCTTCGGGGTCGAGCAGTTCCAGGAAGCGGTCATCGACCCCTTCACCGAAGCGACCGGCATCGAGGTCGAGGTCGAGACCGGCTCCAACTCCGACCGGCTGTCGCAGCTGCAGCTCGCCGGCGGCGACGACCCCGGAGTCGACGTGATGCTCATCAGCGACTACTACGCCGCGCTCGGCCAGGAGGACGACCTCTTCGATCAGGTCGACGCAGACGCCGTCCCCGCCATCGCCGACATCGCCGACTTCGCGAAGGAGGACGTCTACCTCGGCCCGGCCTACAGCTACCAGCTCAACGGCACGCTCTACTCCACCGACGCCTTCTCGGCCGAGCAGGCCGCCGACTGGGAGCTCTACGGCGACACCGCGAACGCCGGCCGCGTCGCGCTGCCCGACATCTCGGTCACCGCGGGCCAGCTGATGATCAGCGGAGTCGCGGCCACCTACGGCGACGGCCCCTACGACATCGACACGGCGCTCGACACCCTCTCCGGCTGGGCGCCCGGCGTGCTGCAGTTCTACAGCTCCTCCACCGAGGTCACCAACCTGCTGACCCAGGGCGAGATCACCGCCGCCGACGCCCTCAGCGGTTTCGCCACCGACCTCGTCGCCTCGGGCGAGCCGATCGGCTGGACCCCGCCCGCCACCGGCCGCTACATGGCGACCAACCGCGCGATGATCCCCGCTGGAGCCGCGAACACCGACGCCGCGGAGCAGTTCATCGACTACCTGCTCTCCGTCGAAGCGCAGACCTCCTCCGCCGAGATCGTGGGCGACCTGCCGGTGAACCTCGCCGCTCAGGTCCCGGAGTCGATCACCGCCGTCGTCGGGGACATCGCCGCCGACCCCACCGCCGCCGGCTACGAGACCCTCGACCCCACCGAGCTCGTCCCCACCCGCTCCGACTGGGTCGACCGCTTCGCCCGCGAGGTCACCGCCCAGTAG
- a CDS encoding adenosine deaminase family protein codes for MSTETAATTASVPDEWIRRIPKVDLHCHLIGTVRASTFAELARREGLALPADPERIFADINSLPPDPALYRDTVVPVPQDRSAGEPDVSYSLFQVSEWVVQVLRSAEDLTRIVYEAFEDAHHRSGTRHLELFFDGVPEHLAGLGYRGSIEAYTDGIRAAERDFGMTGRMIAGIDRSRSGEEALALVQQVVDSPHEYVAGIGLDNLETAGPPERFAEAYALAGRAGLGRTAHSSEHAPTAANTITCLDLLGCDRIDHGYFVLEDPAVVERMREDGVVFTVASTTSRRSWRPWRRASIRAMLDAGLHVTPCSDDPGMFPTTLADEYRIAAGPIGATHAQLRAMALTGVDASWLPAAEKARLHEDFTTELDALDTEFGLESTEARAQDASENDITSPEGP; via the coding sequence ATGAGCACCGAGACCGCCGCCACGACCGCCTCCGTCCCCGACGAGTGGATCCGTCGGATCCCCAAGGTCGACCTGCACTGCCACCTGATCGGCACCGTGCGCGCGAGCACGTTCGCCGAGCTCGCCCGCCGGGAGGGCCTCGCGCTGCCAGCAGACCCGGAGCGGATCTTCGCGGACATCAACTCCCTCCCGCCCGACCCGGCGCTCTACCGCGACACCGTCGTCCCGGTGCCGCAGGACCGCTCGGCGGGCGAGCCCGACGTCTCCTACTCCCTCTTCCAGGTCTCGGAGTGGGTCGTGCAGGTGCTCCGCTCCGCGGAGGATCTGACGAGGATCGTCTACGAGGCCTTCGAGGACGCGCACCACCGCAGCGGCACGCGCCACCTCGAGCTCTTCTTCGACGGCGTGCCCGAGCACCTCGCGGGGCTCGGGTACCGCGGCAGCATAGAGGCCTACACCGACGGCATCCGCGCCGCCGAGCGCGACTTCGGCATGACCGGGCGGATGATCGCCGGCATCGACCGCAGCCGCAGCGGGGAGGAAGCCCTCGCCCTCGTGCAGCAGGTCGTCGACTCCCCGCACGAATACGTCGCCGGCATCGGCCTCGACAACCTCGAGACCGCCGGCCCGCCCGAGCGCTTCGCCGAGGCGTACGCGCTCGCCGGCCGGGCGGGACTGGGCCGCACCGCGCACTCCTCCGAGCACGCGCCCACCGCCGCGAACACGATCACCTGCCTGGACCTGCTGGGCTGCGACCGCATCGACCACGGCTACTTCGTGCTCGAAGATCCGGCGGTCGTCGAGCGGATGCGCGAGGACGGCGTCGTCTTCACCGTCGCGTCGACCACCTCCCGCCGCTCCTGGCGCCCGTGGCGCCGCGCCTCCATCCGCGCGATGCTCGACGCCGGTCTGCACGTCACTCCCTGCTCGGACGACCCGGGCATGTTCCCGACCACCCTCGCCGACGAGTACCGCATCGCCGCCGGTCCGATCGGGGCGACGCACGCGCAACTGCGCGCGATGGCATTGACGGGGGTCGACGCGTCGTGGCTGCCTGCGGCGGAGAAGGCCCGACTGCACGAGGACTTCACGACCGAACTCGACGCTCTCGACACGGAGTTCGGTCTCGAGTCGACGGAGGCACGTGCCCAGGACGCTTCGGAGAACGACATCACGAGTCCGGAGGGACCCTGA
- a CDS encoding zinc-binding dehydrogenase yields MKATVMYGAGDVRVEEVPDPVIQQPTEALIRVTYACVCGSDLHPYHDLGDTPAGRRMGHEAIGVVEQIGDDVTTLSVGDTVIVPFAWSDGTCPFCRDGITTSCVHGGFFDGAPSATQAEKLIVPQADGTAVVIPAGTDESLMPSLLTLSDVYLTGYHAALRGDVGPGKTVTVIGDGAVGLSAVLAAKQLGAEKIILMGRHTARTDLGREFGATHVVAERGDEGVAKVMEITDGEGSHVVLEAVGHMPAYEQAYRVVRPGGTISRVGVPQYEDAAVGFLSLFGKNATLTGGPATVRAYIEQVLPQVLDGTIEPGRVFDREMPLAEIAEAYRLMDSREALKVLIRP; encoded by the coding sequence ATGAAAGCCACTGTCATGTACGGCGCCGGCGACGTCCGCGTCGAAGAGGTCCCGGACCCCGTCATCCAGCAGCCGACCGAGGCCCTGATTCGCGTGACCTACGCCTGCGTCTGCGGCTCCGACCTCCACCCCTATCACGACCTCGGCGACACCCCCGCGGGCCGCCGAATGGGCCACGAGGCCATCGGAGTCGTCGAGCAGATCGGCGACGACGTCACGACCCTCTCCGTCGGCGACACCGTCATCGTGCCCTTCGCCTGGTCGGACGGAACCTGTCCCTTCTGCCGCGACGGCATCACCACCTCCTGCGTCCACGGCGGGTTCTTCGACGGAGCCCCCTCCGCAACCCAGGCGGAGAAGCTCATCGTCCCGCAAGCCGACGGCACCGCCGTCGTCATCCCGGCAGGCACTGACGAGTCGCTCATGCCGAGCCTGCTGACGCTGTCCGACGTCTACCTCACCGGCTATCACGCCGCCCTGCGCGGCGACGTCGGGCCCGGCAAGACCGTCACGGTCATCGGTGACGGCGCCGTCGGCCTGTCCGCCGTTCTCGCGGCGAAGCAGCTCGGCGCCGAGAAGATCATCCTGATGGGCCGGCACACGGCCCGCACCGATCTCGGTCGCGAGTTCGGTGCCACCCACGTCGTCGCTGAGCGCGGCGACGAGGGAGTGGCGAAGGTGATGGAGATCACCGATGGCGAGGGGTCGCACGTCGTCCTCGAGGCCGTCGGCCACATGCCGGCCTACGAGCAGGCCTACCGGGTCGTCCGCCCCGGCGGCACCATCAGCCGCGTCGGCGTCCCGCAGTACGAGGACGCGGCCGTCGGCTTCCTGTCGCTCTTCGGCAAGAACGCCACGCTCACCGGCGGCCCCGCCACCGTCCGCGCGTACATCGAGCAGGTCCTCCCGCAGGTCCTGGACGGAACCATCGAGCCCGGCCGCGTGTTCGACCGTGAGATGCCGCTCGCGGAGATCGCGGAGGCCTACCGCCTGATGGACTCCCGCGAGGCCCTCAAGGTGCTGATCCGCCCGTAA
- a CDS encoding lipocalin-like domain-containing protein: MTTRRLIAPALAAGLLATLTACSTGTGSAEQDPAESTASAGSASPVGTWSMTLLEDSAAGEFQSIPYSGQIVITPSTVSVQAMNPDTTAPDGPYTIDGYEAFYGPATIDDDEDTFSVDVESAAVRELIGQTLTRSFEVTDDTLVLTPTDPAETWRVSYERVTD, from the coding sequence GTGACCACCCGAAGACTGATCGCCCCCGCCCTGGCCGCCGGCCTCCTGGCCACCCTCACCGCCTGCTCCACCGGCACAGGCTCAGCCGAACAGGACCCCGCCGAGAGCACCGCCTCTGCCGGCTCCGCCTCACCGGTCGGAACCTGGTCGATGACCCTGCTCGAGGACAGTGCTGCGGGGGAGTTCCAGTCCATCCCCTACAGCGGCCAGATCGTCATCACCCCCTCCACCGTCTCGGTTCAGGCGATGAACCCGGACACCACCGCTCCCGACGGTCCGTACACGATCGACGGCTACGAAGCCTTCTACGGCCCCGCGACCATCGACGACGACGAGGACACGTTCTCGGTCGACGTCGAATCGGCTGCCGTGCGCGAACTGATCGGACAGACCCTGACCCGCAGCTTCGAGGTGACGGACGACACTCTCGTGCTCACCCCGACCGACCCTGCCGAGACCTGGCGCGTGTCCTACGAGCGCGTCACCGACTGA
- a CDS encoding MoaF-related domain-containing protein, with the protein MNSTARLPSIGQTWLADLGPDTPLGHFTVEISFTETHVTFTVTGGAIKGRTETMEYTATRVRDGLYVVRWTEPDSGDHVTHIEDYTDGACMASSVIGGQFIQLHGTWTRVR; encoded by the coding sequence ATGAACAGCACCGCACGACTCCCCAGCATCGGCCAGACCTGGCTCGCCGACCTCGGCCCCGACACGCCACTCGGGCACTTCACGGTGGAGATCAGCTTCACCGAGACCCACGTCACTTTCACCGTCACCGGCGGAGCCATCAAGGGCCGCACCGAGACGATGGAGTACACCGCCACCCGGGTCCGCGACGGGCTCTACGTGGTCCGCTGGACCGAACCCGACTCCGGAGATCACGTCACGCACATCGAGGACTACACCGACGGCGCCTGCATGGCCAGCTCCGTCATCGGCGGGCAGTTCATCCAGTTGCACGGCACCTGGACCCGCGTCCGCTGA
- a CDS encoding NADP-dependent oxidoreductase codes for MKAIGLTTYGGPDALQVLDVPEPHVGPGEVRIRVRAAAVNPVDAIIRSGGFAGKDGSIADPVVPGMDVSGVIDEVGPGRPSDIDVSIGDAAIGFVVPENSHGGYSEYVVLPSESVTRMPAGLDFVHAASFLSNALTAEITLEHFALTPGAALAVTGATGAVGGYLVELAARRGLTVIAAATGNDEPLVREFGATHVIDRRADFSDGVLALTGGRGADALADAAILTDQVTRAVRDGGQIAFYLPTDVDPGRGIDVFGSYVMRSNLRHDAIAMLARLAGSGAVSKRVAAVLPAAQAADAHVRLARGGLRGRLVLEF; via the coding sequence GTGAAAGCCATTGGTCTGACCACCTACGGCGGTCCCGACGCCCTGCAGGTCCTGGACGTTCCCGAGCCGCACGTCGGCCCTGGGGAGGTCCGGATCCGCGTTCGAGCTGCCGCCGTGAATCCGGTCGACGCCATCATCCGCTCCGGCGGCTTCGCCGGCAAGGACGGCTCGATCGCTGATCCCGTCGTCCCCGGGATGGACGTCTCCGGCGTCATCGACGAAGTCGGGCCGGGCCGGCCGAGTGACATCGACGTGAGCATCGGTGACGCGGCGATCGGCTTCGTCGTGCCGGAGAACAGCCACGGGGGCTACAGCGAGTACGTCGTCCTCCCCAGCGAGTCGGTGACGAGGATGCCCGCAGGGCTCGACTTCGTGCACGCCGCCTCCTTCCTGTCCAATGCCCTCACCGCCGAGATCACCCTCGAGCACTTCGCACTCACGCCCGGCGCCGCACTCGCGGTCACCGGCGCGACCGGTGCCGTCGGCGGCTACCTCGTCGAGCTCGCCGCGCGACGCGGACTCACCGTCATCGCCGCCGCCACCGGGAACGACGAGCCCCTGGTCCGCGAATTCGGCGCAACACACGTGATCGATCGTCGAGCCGACTTCAGCGACGGCGTCCTCGCTCTCACCGGCGGACGTGGAGCGGACGCCCTCGCTGACGCCGCGATCCTCACTGACCAGGTCACGCGCGCTGTCCGCGACGGCGGGCAGATCGCCTTCTACCTCCCAACGGACGTCGACCCCGGACGCGGAATCGACGTCTTCGGTTCCTACGTCATGCGCTCCAACCTCCGACACGATGCCATCGCGATGCTGGCTCGCCTCGCCGGATCCGGAGCTGTCAGTAAGCGCGTCGCTGCCGTCCTCCCTGCGGCTCAAGCCGCCGACGCTCATGTCCGCCTCGCACGCGGCGGCCTCCGCGGCCGCCTCGTCCTGGAGTTCTGA
- a CDS encoding helix-turn-helix domain-containing protein, with protein MAAEVRWQELGDFLRARRAELKPGDLGLVDTAGTRRVPGLRREEIARAASISTDYYTRLEQGRLPASAPVLDELSRVLRLSADQRSYLGGLAGKMLLAPAAAGRRPVAAPVQRMLDDLSLTPAFVMGPRTEILAWNVLGAALITDFAAIPEQDRLFIRLLFTDPRMRELYADWFSVVDLAIAQLRMDSARDPDDQQLHAIVDDLTTSDAAFAQLWQTHEVAARSSGAKILRHPLVGELVLDWAALTVGADPSTTIIVWTAEPGSQSQTRLRQLAALADRDQV; from the coding sequence GTGGCAGCAGAGGTGCGATGGCAGGAGCTGGGCGACTTCCTGCGCGCGCGGCGGGCAGAGCTCAAGCCCGGTGATCTAGGGCTCGTCGATACGGCCGGGACTCGCCGCGTCCCGGGCCTTCGGAGGGAGGAGATCGCCCGGGCCGCATCGATCAGCACGGACTACTACACCCGCCTCGAGCAGGGTCGGCTGCCCGCTTCGGCACCGGTCCTGGACGAACTCTCGAGGGTGCTGCGACTGTCCGCGGACCAGCGGAGCTATCTGGGCGGGCTGGCGGGCAAGATGCTTCTCGCGCCTGCCGCAGCCGGGCGCCGGCCTGTCGCCGCACCGGTGCAGAGGATGCTCGACGATCTCTCCCTGACGCCTGCGTTCGTCATGGGCCCGCGTACGGAGATCCTCGCCTGGAACGTCCTCGGCGCCGCTCTCATCACGGACTTCGCTGCGATCCCGGAGCAGGATCGCCTCTTCATACGACTGCTCTTCACTGATCCCCGCATGCGCGAGCTCTACGCCGACTGGTTCAGCGTCGTCGACCTGGCGATCGCGCAGCTCCGGATGGACAGCGCTCGTGATCCCGATGACCAGCAGCTGCACGCGATCGTCGATGACCTCACCACCAGTGATGCCGCCTTCGCTCAGCTGTGGCAGACACACGAGGTCGCTGCGCGCAGCAGCGGGGCGAAGATCCTTCGTCACCCTCTCGTCGGCGAGCTGGTGCTCGACTGGGCAGCGCTCACGGTCGGTGCCGACCCGAGCACGACGATCATCGTGTGGACCGCCGAGCCCGGCTCGCAGTCGCAGACGCGGCTGCGTCAGCTGGCCGCCCTCGCCGATAGGGATCAGGTGTAG
- a CDS encoding DUF6644 family protein, translating to MPEWLESALQWLQGTTLGESVRGTPYLYPTLESIHILGIAVLIGPAFAFDLRLLGAGGRVVSVTTAARSLLPVSHVGLVIALATGVALFSAQTTVVAESGAAPWKLGLLLLAGLNVLVFHRGVYRRVPEWAIATVTPLAARIAAAVSLTAWTGVVFAGRFLAYT from the coding sequence ATGCCGGAGTGGCTCGAGAGTGCGCTGCAGTGGCTGCAGGGGACGACGCTCGGCGAGAGCGTGCGGGGCACCCCGTACCTGTATCCCACCCTCGAAAGCATTCACATCCTCGGAATCGCCGTCCTGATCGGACCGGCGTTCGCCTTCGACCTTCGTCTTCTGGGGGCCGGGGGCAGGGTCGTCTCTGTGACGACAGCCGCTCGCTCTCTCCTGCCCGTGTCGCATGTCGGTCTCGTCATCGCGCTCGCCACGGGTGTCGCGCTGTTCAGCGCGCAGACGACGGTCGTCGCCGAGTCCGGGGCCGCGCCCTGGAAGCTGGGGCTGTTGCTGTTGGCGGGGCTGAACGTGCTCGTGTTCCATCGCGGCGTCTACCGCCGCGTCCCGGAGTGGGCGATCGCCACCGTGACGCCTCTCGCGGCGCGGATCGCCGCCGCGGTCTCGTTGACCGCCTGGACGGGCGTCGTCTTCGCCGGACGCTTCCTCGCCTACACCTGA
- a CDS encoding cyclophilin-like fold protein: protein MTTNSREATPIVLDIGGVEVTARLDGSATSAFLLARLPLTPSFRDMGGQEKLADLGEALSLRGAPDRSDARPRTIGYYSPTRNLVLYYEHVGSFAGIVPFGTFDAIEPVRDLADGTLVTLRFPESP, encoded by the coding sequence ATGACGACGAACTCGCGCGAGGCGACGCCGATAGTGCTCGACATCGGGGGAGTCGAGGTCACCGCTCGGCTCGACGGCTCTGCGACCAGCGCGTTCCTCCTGGCGCGGCTCCCGCTCACTCCGAGCTTCCGGGACATGGGAGGGCAGGAGAAGCTGGCCGACCTCGGAGAAGCGCTCAGCCTCCGTGGCGCGCCGGACCGCAGCGACGCGCGACCACGCACGATCGGCTACTACAGCCCCACCCGCAATCTCGTCCTCTACTACGAGCACGTCGGATCGTTCGCCGGGATCGTGCCCTTCGGCACCTTCGACGCCATCGAACCCGTGCGAGATCTCGCCGACGGCACCCTCGTGACACTGAGGTTCCCGGAATCCCCCTGA
- a CDS encoding MFS transporter, which translates to MPWFALALLATMGFLLVAAETMPAGLLPVIADGMDTSEGVVGQFISVWALGTVIVTIPAISLTRGFRRKPLLLASIACLIVANTVTALSSDVAVSLVSRFVAGAFTGIIWGMLAAYGRRISPPRRAGLALSIVSVGAPVGFALGTPLGAWLGTALDWRWSFGGLSLLALLAFVLIALFVPDAPGQPRAAAGSLPLARVFAMPGVAIVCLTILVWMLAHNTIYTYIAPFLREGGSGLRPDLVLLVYGVSSILGVAITAATIDRFPRALLHSSLAVFVLAGLILLVGRGAPAAVLMASVLWGIGFGGASAQLQSALSRSGRENSDIANSFLPVAFNLAIFAAGIIGALLLENLPALVLAALMAVLGAVALIITLYGRRTAFTVDHLDAR; encoded by the coding sequence ATGCCCTGGTTCGCGCTCGCTCTGCTCGCCACGATGGGCTTCCTCCTCGTCGCCGCCGAGACGATGCCAGCGGGCCTGCTGCCGGTCATCGCTGACGGAATGGACACCAGCGAAGGAGTCGTCGGGCAGTTCATCAGCGTCTGGGCGCTCGGCACCGTCATCGTCACCATCCCCGCGATCAGCCTCACCCGAGGATTCCGCCGCAAGCCGCTGCTCCTCGCGAGCATCGCCTGCCTGATCGTCGCGAACACCGTCACCGCGCTCTCCAGCGACGTCGCGGTCTCCCTCGTCTCACGATTCGTCGCCGGAGCATTCACCGGGATCATCTGGGGGATGCTCGCCGCGTACGGCCGCCGGATCAGCCCGCCCCGCAGAGCGGGCCTGGCTCTGTCCATCGTGTCGGTCGGCGCCCCGGTCGGCTTCGCGCTCGGCACGCCACTCGGAGCGTGGCTCGGCACGGCCCTCGACTGGCGCTGGTCGTTCGGCGGTCTGAGCCTTCTCGCCCTGCTCGCGTTCGTCCTGATCGCCCTCTTCGTCCCCGACGCCCCAGGCCAGCCGCGAGCCGCAGCCGGAAGCCTCCCGCTGGCCCGCGTCTTCGCGATGCCGGGCGTGGCGATCGTGTGCCTGACGATCCTCGTCTGGATGCTCGCCCACAACACCATCTACACCTACATCGCGCCGTTCCTGCGCGAGGGCGGATCAGGACTCCGACCCGACCTCGTGCTCCTCGTCTACGGCGTCTCCTCGATCCTCGGCGTCGCGATCACCGCCGCGACCATCGACCGCTTCCCGCGGGCGCTGCTGCACTCGAGCCTCGCGGTGTTCGTCCTCGCCGGTCTGATCCTGCTCGTGGGCCGCGGCGCACCCGCCGCTGTCCTGATGGCGAGCGTGCTGTGGGGAATCGGCTTCGGTGGCGCCTCCGCGCAACTGCAGTCGGCACTCAGCCGCTCCGGGCGCGAGAACTCCGACATCGCGAATTCGTTCCTCCCCGTCGCGTTCAACCTCGCGATCTTCGCGGCGGGCATCATCGGCGCTCTTCTCCTGGAGAACCTTCCCGCACTGGTCCTGGCGGCCCTCATGGCAGTCCTCGGCGCTGTCGCCCTCATCATCACCCTCTACGGCCGACGCACCGCGTTCACCGTCGACCACCTCGACGCGCGCTGA
- a CDS encoding helix-turn-helix transcriptional regulator, which translates to MDHRAEVREFLTSRRGRLTPEQAGIEPGGGRRRVAGLRRDEAARLAGVSVDYYTRLERGNLAGVSDSVLDAIARALHLDRAEHDHLCDLARTANEAGVRTRRARTVANVRPEVQYLLDAITGAPAFVSNTRMDLVAANALGFALYSEMYRSTARPANHSRFIFFDPRAHTFYPDWERAADVNVAILRRDAGRNPHDARLAALIGELSMRSDDFRTRWAEHNVRRHYSGLKQFEHPVVGLLELTFQVTELQDDPGHSMTVYPAVPGSASDEKLRMLATWAATEDIARLTAGSAS; encoded by the coding sequence ATGGATCACCGAGCAGAGGTACGCGAATTCCTGACATCACGTCGGGGGCGCCTCACGCCGGAGCAAGCCGGGATCGAGCCGGGTGGCGGCCGCCGCCGGGTGGCAGGCCTCCGTCGCGATGAGGCCGCACGGCTGGCGGGCGTGAGCGTCGACTACTACACGCGACTGGAGCGCGGGAACCTCGCCGGCGTGTCCGACTCCGTCCTCGATGCGATCGCCAGGGCGCTGCACCTGGACCGTGCCGAGCACGATCACCTCTGCGATCTGGCGCGGACCGCGAACGAGGCCGGAGTCCGCACGAGGAGGGCCCGCACCGTCGCGAACGTGCGGCCGGAGGTGCAGTACCTGCTCGACGCGATCACGGGTGCGCCCGCCTTCGTGTCGAACACGCGGATGGATCTCGTCGCCGCCAACGCGCTCGGCTTCGCCCTCTACTCGGAGATGTACCGCAGTACGGCGCGGCCGGCGAACCACTCCCGGTTCATCTTCTTCGACCCCCGCGCGCACACCTTCTACCCCGACTGGGAGCGCGCGGCCGACGTGAACGTCGCGATCCTCCGCCGCGACGCCGGCCGCAATCCCCACGACGCCCGACTCGCCGCTCTCATCGGCGAGCTGTCGATGCGCAGCGACGACTTCCGGACCCGGTGGGCCGAGCACAACGTCCGGCGTCACTACAGCGGTCTCAAGCAGTTCGAGCATCCCGTCGTCGGGCTCCTGGAGCTCACCTTCCAGGTGACCGAGCTGCAGGACGACCCGGGTCACTCGATGACGGTCTACCCCGCAGTTCCCGGAAGCGCCTCCGACGAGAAGCTCCGGATGCTCGCGACCTGGGCCGCCACCGAGGACATCGCGCGCCTCACCGCCGGCTCCGCGAGCTGA
- a CDS encoding aldo/keto reductase — MTSPLLTLNNGVTMPALGLGVFQSTPEETAAAVTTALNGGYRLIDTASGYFNERQVGDGIRAADVAREDVFLTTKLWMGDYGYDRALHAFDTSLAKLKLDYVDLYLLHWPVPGSFDDTVAAYKAAEKMLAVGRTRAIGVCNFTPEHLAALIERADVVPAVNQVELHPYFQQADVMAANARYGVITQAWSPIGGIFTYVDGADPALNPLDDQTLMSIADAHGKTPAQVMLRWHFQSGRSAIPKSVTPHRIAENLDVFDFELTGSELSAISALDRGARGGPDPDQITPEIFPLDIDEA, encoded by the coding sequence GTGACCTCACCCCTCCTCACCCTCAACAACGGAGTGACCATGCCGGCCCTCGGGCTCGGGGTGTTCCAGAGCACTCCGGAGGAGACCGCCGCCGCCGTCACCACAGCGCTGAACGGCGGCTACCGACTCATCGATACGGCGTCCGGCTACTTCAACGAGCGCCAGGTCGGTGACGGCATCCGCGCCGCCGACGTCGCGCGAGAAGACGTCTTCCTGACGACCAAGCTGTGGATGGGCGACTACGGCTACGACCGTGCGCTGCACGCGTTCGACACCAGCCTCGCCAAGCTCAAGCTCGACTACGTCGACCTGTACCTGCTGCACTGGCCGGTCCCGGGCTCGTTCGACGACACCGTCGCGGCCTACAAGGCGGCCGAGAAGATGCTGGCCGTAGGGCGCACTCGCGCGATCGGCGTCTGCAACTTCACCCCGGAGCACCTCGCGGCCCTGATCGAGCGCGCGGACGTCGTGCCCGCGGTCAACCAGGTCGAGCTGCACCCGTACTTCCAGCAGGCCGACGTGATGGCGGCGAACGCCCGGTACGGGGTGATCACTCAGGCGTGGTCTCCGATCGGCGGGATCTTCACCTACGTCGACGGTGCCGACCCGGCGCTGAACCCCCTCGACGACCAGACCCTGATGTCCATTGCGGACGCGCACGGCAAGACGCCCGCGCAGGTGATGCTGCGTTGGCACTTCCAGAGCGGGCGCAGCGCGATTCCGAAGTCGGTCACGCCGCACCGCATCGCCGAGAACCTCGACGTCTTCGACTTCGAACTCACCGGCAGCGAGCTGTCGGCGATCTCCGCACTGGACCGCGGTGCCCGCGGAGGCCCCGACCCGGATCAGATCACCCCCGAGATCTTCCCGCTCGACATCGACGAGGCCTGA
- a CDS encoding TetR/AcrR family transcriptional regulator has translation MSEQALRKDAEQNRRRLIEAGRELLAERGVEATLNDIAHRAGVGIGTAYRRFPHKQALFDAVFEQQIDELEDVLRTALADPDPWAGLVFYLERSVALQARDLGLAQAFSGRRLRPEQHDWERDRLAPLVNELISRARAEGVVRPDVTGTDLVFLQIGLIAIAEASPSASDSSLVTDEPSELYRRYLWLTLDSLRTHPHKSTPLPVRALSTDEAHRLLASRTEPARVADPLSSDREI, from the coding sequence ATGAGCGAGCAGGCACTGCGCAAAGACGCCGAGCAGAATCGACGGCGGTTGATCGAGGCGGGCCGCGAGCTGCTTGCCGAGAGAGGTGTGGAGGCGACGCTGAACGACATCGCACACCGCGCCGGTGTCGGAATCGGCACGGCCTACCGCCGCTTCCCGCACAAGCAAGCGCTCTTCGACGCCGTCTTCGAGCAGCAGATCGATGAGCTCGAGGACGTCCTCCGTACTGCTCTCGCGGACCCGGACCCGTGGGCGGGGCTGGTCTTCTACCTGGAACGATCTGTCGCACTGCAAGCGCGAGACCTCGGCCTGGCGCAAGCGTTCTCCGGCCGCCGTCTGCGGCCCGAGCAGCACGACTGGGAACGGGACCGTCTGGCGCCGCTCGTGAACGAGCTGATCAGCAGGGCCCGAGCGGAAGGAGTCGTGCGCCCCGACGTGACAGGCACGGATCTGGTGTTCCTGCAGATCGGCCTCATCGCCATCGCCGAAGCCTCGCCCAGCGCGAGCGACAGCTCGTTGGTCACCGACGAACCATCGGAGCTCTACCGCCGATACCTCTGGCTCACGCTCGACTCTCTGCGCACGCATCCGCACAAGTCGACGCCGCTTCCCGTCCGCGCGCTCAGTACGGACGAGGCCCACCGCCTTCTGGCGAGCCGAACCGAGCCGGCCCGAGTGGCAGATCCCCTCTCGTCAGACCGGGAGATCTGA